The Corynebacterium glaucum genome includes a region encoding these proteins:
- a CDS encoding pentapeptide repeat-containing protein — protein sequence MGTYRNLPPERFANLAGRVLSGEDFSDYDLLEADFSGSICRGCDFTGAMLAWSNLRGADFTGANFTNAILCEAEMYGAILTDAVFTGAGLGPVYADPAQFADARGVDMESADIL from the coding sequence ATGGGGACTTACCGCAACCTGCCGCCGGAGCGCTTCGCGAACCTGGCGGGCCGGGTCCTCAGCGGCGAGGATTTCTCGGACTACGACCTGTTGGAGGCCGACTTTTCCGGCAGCATTTGCCGAGGCTGTGACTTCACCGGGGCGATGTTGGCTTGGTCGAATCTCCGCGGCGCAGACTTTACCGGCGCGAACTTCACCAACGCGATTCTCTGCGAGGCGGAAATGTACGGCGCGATTCTCACCGACGCCGTGTTCACGGGAGCTGGCCTCGGACCGGTCTATGCGGACCCGGCACAATTCGCGGATGCTCGCGGCGTTGACATGGAGAGCGCCGACATCCTGTAG
- a CDS encoding DUF3052 domain-containing protein, translating into MGSGGDYAARFGVVNGDVVQEIGWDDDADTAISEAIEDAIGASLLDEDSVELCDTILLWHRDEDGDLVDSLVDAIRNLEEGGRVWLMTPGAGQPGGVNPGEISESAQLAGLVQTKADRFGDWQGSLLTAPKAGKS; encoded by the coding sequence TTGGGATCCGGTGGAGATTACGCCGCCCGTTTCGGCGTCGTGAATGGCGACGTAGTGCAAGAGATCGGCTGGGACGACGACGCAGACACGGCCATCTCTGAGGCCATCGAGGATGCCATTGGGGCATCGCTTCTCGACGAAGACTCCGTGGAGCTGTGCGACACCATCCTGCTCTGGCACCGTGATGAGGATGGCGACCTCGTCGACTCGTTGGTGGATGCGATCCGCAACCTTGAAGAGGGCGGGCGCGTGTGGCTGATGACGCCCGGTGCGGGCCAGCCCGGCGGTGTGAACCCAGGCGAGATCTCCGAATCTGCCCAGCTCGCCGGCCTCGTGCAGACCAAGGCCGACCGCTTCGGTGACTGGCAGGGTTCACTGCTTACCGCGCCGAAGGCAGGCAAGTCCTAA
- the aceE gene encoding pyruvate dehydrogenase (acetyl-transferring), homodimeric type, protein MLRDGVASYLHDADPEETKEWMDSLDGLLDSSDPERARYLMLRLIERANAKRVPLPALSSTDFVNTIPTKLEPEFPGDEKIEKRYRRWIRWNAAVMVHRAQRPGVKVGGHISTYASAAALYEVGFNHFFHGKDAEQGGDHIFFQGHASPGMYARAFLEGRLSEDDLDGFRQEVSRPQGGLPSYPHPHGMPEFWEFPTVSMGLGPMNAIYQARFNKYLQNRGIKDTDKQHVWAFLGDGEMDEPESRGLLQMAALYGLDNLTFVINCNLQRLDGPVRGNGQIIQELETFFIGAGWNVIKVVWGREWDELLEKDKDGALVHIMNTTPDGDYQTFKANDGAYVREHFFGRDERTRKLVEDMSDEEIWALRRGGHDYRKVYAAYKRALETKGKPTVILAHTVKGYGLGHSFEGRNATHQMKNLTLEDLKLFRDKQEIPISDEELEKDPYLPPYYHPGEDADEIKYLKERRKELGGYLPERRTSYTPLEQPDFEKTYKALFKDSGKAQVATTMALVRTFKALMRDKEIGKRVVPIIPDEARTFGLDSWFPTLKIYNPNGQNYVPVDHDLQLSYREANDGQILHEGINEDGSSASFIAAATSYATHGEPMIPMYIFYSMFGFQRTGDNFWAAGDQMGRGFIIGATAGRTTLFGEGLQHMDGHSPILASTNPAVVTYDPAFAYEMPYLISKGIDRMYGPDGGENVMYYLTVYNQPTHQPARPENLDVEGLHKGIYLYDEGDTSKDNRVSLLASGVGMQAALRAQQILQDDYNVGAAIYSVTSWVECARGGAHLRDEQLLHPGEDVGEPFVTKQLKQTEGPYIATSDFASDLQEQIRPYVPGQYITLGADGFGFSDTRESARRFFNIDAESMVVAALMGLANEDKIDMEIAAKAAKDLKLDDPTAAVPDQAGEQEGPENATE, encoded by the coding sequence ATGCTGCGCGACGGTGTCGCCTCCTACCTGCACGACGCTGACCCCGAAGAGACCAAGGAGTGGATGGACTCCCTCGACGGTCTGCTTGACTCCTCCGATCCGGAGCGCGCTCGCTACCTGATGCTGCGCCTGATCGAGCGCGCGAACGCGAAGCGCGTCCCCCTGCCGGCGTTGTCTTCCACCGATTTTGTCAACACCATTCCGACGAAGCTCGAGCCGGAGTTCCCGGGCGATGAGAAGATTGAGAAGCGCTACCGCCGCTGGATCCGTTGGAATGCGGCCGTGATGGTGCACCGCGCACAGCGGCCGGGCGTAAAGGTGGGCGGCCACATCTCCACCTACGCTTCCGCCGCAGCCCTCTACGAGGTAGGCTTCAACCACTTCTTCCACGGCAAGGACGCTGAGCAAGGCGGCGACCACATCTTCTTCCAGGGTCACGCATCGCCGGGCATGTACGCCCGCGCCTTCCTTGAAGGTCGCCTGAGCGAGGACGACCTCGACGGCTTCCGCCAGGAAGTGTCCCGCCCGCAGGGTGGCCTGCCGTCCTACCCGCACCCGCACGGCATGCCGGAGTTCTGGGAGTTCCCGACCGTGTCCATGGGCCTTGGCCCGATGAACGCGATCTACCAGGCCCGCTTTAACAAGTACCTGCAGAACCGCGGCATCAAGGACACCGACAAGCAGCACGTGTGGGCCTTCCTCGGCGACGGCGAGATGGACGAGCCGGAATCCCGCGGCCTGCTGCAGATGGCTGCACTCTACGGCTTGGACAACCTCACCTTCGTGATCAACTGCAACCTGCAGCGTCTCGACGGCCCGGTGCGCGGCAACGGCCAGATCATCCAGGAGCTGGAGACCTTCTTCATCGGTGCTGGCTGGAACGTGATCAAGGTGGTCTGGGGCCGCGAGTGGGACGAGCTGCTGGAGAAGGATAAGGACGGCGCGCTGGTGCACATCATGAACACCACGCCGGACGGTGACTACCAGACTTTCAAGGCTAACGACGGCGCGTACGTCCGCGAGCACTTCTTCGGCCGCGACGAGCGCACGCGGAAGCTTGTTGAGGACATGAGCGACGAGGAGATCTGGGCACTGCGCCGCGGTGGCCACGACTACCGCAAGGTCTACGCTGCCTATAAGCGCGCGCTGGAGACCAAGGGCAAGCCGACGGTCATTCTCGCCCACACGGTGAAGGGTTACGGCCTGGGCCACAGTTTCGAGGGCCGCAACGCTACCCACCAGATGAAGAACCTCACGCTGGAGGATCTGAAGCTCTTCCGCGACAAGCAGGAAATCCCGATCTCCGACGAGGAGCTGGAGAAGGATCCGTACCTGCCTCCCTACTACCACCCGGGCGAGGACGCAGACGAGATCAAGTACCTCAAGGAGCGCCGCAAGGAGCTCGGCGGCTACCTGCCGGAGCGCCGCACTTCCTACACTCCGCTTGAACAGCCGGACTTTGAGAAGACCTACAAAGCGCTGTTCAAGGACTCGGGCAAGGCTCAGGTGGCTACCACCATGGCGCTTGTTCGTACCTTCAAGGCGCTCATGCGCGATAAGGAGATTGGCAAGCGCGTTGTGCCGATCATCCCGGATGAGGCCCGCACCTTCGGCTTGGACTCCTGGTTCCCGACGCTGAAGATCTACAACCCGAACGGCCAGAACTACGTGCCGGTGGACCACGATCTGCAGCTGTCCTACCGCGAGGCCAACGACGGCCAGATCCTCCACGAGGGCATCAACGAGGACGGCTCCTCCGCATCCTTCATCGCGGCGGCGACCTCGTACGCCACCCACGGCGAGCCGATGATCCCGATGTACATCTTCTACTCGATGTTCGGTTTCCAGCGCACCGGCGACAACTTCTGGGCCGCCGGCGACCAGATGGGCCGTGGCTTCATCATCGGCGCTACCGCCGGCCGCACCACCCTCTTCGGTGAAGGCCTGCAGCACATGGACGGCCACTCCCCGATCCTCGCATCGACGAACCCGGCTGTGGTCACCTACGACCCGGCGTTCGCCTACGAGATGCCGTACCTCATCTCCAAGGGCATCGACCGCATGTACGGCCCGGACGGCGGCGAGAACGTCATGTACTACCTCACCGTGTACAACCAGCCGACCCACCAGCCGGCGCGCCCGGAGAATCTCGACGTCGAGGGCCTGCACAAGGGCATTTACCTTTACGACGAGGGCGATACTTCCAAGGACAACCGCGTCTCGCTGCTCGCATCCGGTGTCGGTATGCAGGCGGCGCTGCGCGCGCAGCAGATCCTGCAGGATGACTACAACGTCGGCGCTGCGATTTACTCCGTGACCTCGTGGGTGGAGTGCGCCCGCGGCGGTGCGCACCTGCGCGATGAGCAGCTGTTGCACCCAGGCGAGGACGTTGGCGAGCCGTTTGTAACCAAGCAGCTCAAGCAGACCGAGGGTCCATACATCGCGACCTCCGACTTCGCCTCTGACTTGCAGGAGCAGATCCGTCCGTACGTCCCGGGCCAGTACATCACCCTGGGTGCTGATGGCTTCGGCTTCTCCGACACTCGCGAGTCCGCCCGCCGCTTCTTCAACATCGACGCTGAGTCCATGGTGGTCGCAGCCCTGATGGGTCTGGCCAACGAGGACAAGATCGATATGGAGATCGCCGCGAAGGCCGCAAAGGATCTCAAGCTCGACGACCCGACCGCTGCCGTGCCGGATCAGGCGGGTGAGCAAGAGGGCCCGGAGAACGCAACCGAGTAG